GCAGAATTTAAAGGAGACGTGTTTATGAAAAAGGCCCGGGCCCTGATCATTAACCATACACCGGAACCGGAACGCATATGTGCAGCATCGGCAAGGATCTCGACGAAAGAGGGTAGTGCCACAACGATCTATGAAGAAACGAGGCGTGAAAATATTGGAGGGCTGATCCGCAATGTGATGGGGCTTGGCCATCAGTCCATAGCAGAGCATGCCGTCTTTACCCTTGCCTTTGAAGATGTTTCCGTTTTTTTTGAACAGTATCTTATTGAGTTCAGGCTGGCCGCTTATACAGTTAAGTCAAGGCGCTATGTAGACTATGCGGGAATGGGGTGGTTGCGGCCTGATTTTCGCTTTGAAAAGCCGGAGGCAGACCGGTCGAGATTCGAGGCTGTCTATGATGAGCAGATGCAGCGGCTTTTTGATGCCTATGCCCACCTTACATCCCTGGGAATTCCCAAGGAAGATGCCCGATTCCTTTTACCCTGCAGCTTCCGGAGCCATATTTATTGTACGATGAATGCACGGGAACTGCTTCATTTTCTGACAACCAGCCTTTTGGGCCGGGGGAGAGTTTACCCGGAGATCCGCAGTTTGGGGGAATTGATTCTGAATCAGGCCCGTGCCGTACTACCCGATGTCTTTGATGGTCTGACAGCACCGGAAACCGTGCTGCTGTCTGCAAGGGTGGAGAAGGGGCCGGAAAGGGATTTCTTCAGAAAAACCCGCCTGATTTCTGGGCCGGAGGATGGAGAAAAGATGGTGGCTCTTGCAGCCTTGATGCGGCAGGGTGTGGGACCGGATGGTGCGGAAAATTTGTTGAGAAAAGATCCCTCCCTGAAGCAGGCAATGGTGAGGAGGGTTCTTGCGGATGCAAGACCCAGAGAGCTGGAGCAGGTGAACTATACTTTCCATATACCAGGCATCAGTCTTGCAAGCCTTACCCATATGACCCGTCACAGGATTCAGAATCTTGTAGTTCCGGATTTTGCTCATTATGGCAGACATGGAATGGTATTGCCGGAAACCATCAACCGCATGCCTGAAGCCCTGATGATTTATCAGGAGGCTGTTGCCGGGAGCGATGCCCTATGGAGAAAAGGGCAGGATGCTGGTCTTGTGCCAGAAGACAGCGTGTATCTTCTGGTTGCCGGCAATACGACAGACATTTATTCTACAATGAATGCGAGGCAGCTTTTTCATTTTCTGCGCCTGAGAACCTGCTTCCGGGCCCAATGGGAAATAAGGGAGATTGCATGGGAAATGCGTGCTCTGCTGATGGAGAGGGACCCAGGTCTTTTTCACCTGGCAGGCCCGGGATGCGGTCACGGTGGGAGGTGTCCGGAAGGCCGCATGTCCTGTGGTCGCATGGCAGAGGTGCGGGAGCGTATGGGACAGTGAGCCGTGCTGAAGGGGCGGCCGGATTGCAAAAAAAGAGTTTAGGCAAGAATATCTTTTTTGGTGGTTTTGCTGTGGGTGTTGCCGGGTTTTGGCGTATAAAAATGGCAGGGTTGGCCTGAACTACGGAAAACGGCAAGGGAAGGCATTTCCCGGCTTTTGAAGTTAAGTCCGCGACAGCCATGGGGAAACTTCGGCTCCCAGGTGATATAGTAATGGCGGCAGCGATAGCAGTTGATTCGTTTTTTTTGAGTTTTCATGTTTTTCGATGGGTTGCAGATTGAGCCCGTGCTGGGATATTTTTTTACCACTTTGCGCCATCTTACTCCTTTACCAGATGGATGACAAGATATCGGAGCATGCGCCCTGTGATAGAACAAAAGATTATTCGAAATCTTAAAAAATTTGAATCTTACAATAAAGATCGCCATAGAATGTTTGTGGAATGCAGCCCCAGAGAAGCTGTACAGATTCTCTATCTTCTTCCTTGGATGCTGAGCGTTAATCATCCCAAAGTGCCGGGATATATTGATGGAGCACGCCATTCCTTCAGGGTTCATGGTGTGGATCGCAGTGCTGAAATCAAAAAAAGAGATTCTTCTTTTCGCCGTCTTTTTGGTGTGGGTGATGCCGTTCTTTTTGCCCGAAAAGCAGTGCGGTCCATTGAAGGGCTTTACTCCATCGGGAGCGCTGGCACCCTGGCCCAGACCCAGGATTCCGATTGTGATATATGGATCTGCTGTGACAGCAAGGTTATTGGCATGGAGGGATGGAAAGTACTGCAACAGAAGGTCAATATTATCAAAGACTGGCTGGATACGCATTGTCGCATGCCGGTATATTTTTTTTTGTCGGATCTGGAGGCCATCCGCCGGGGTGATTTTGGTCGTGCGGTGGACGAGGGCTCCGGATCTGCACAGAAAAATGTTCTGAAAGAAGAATTTTACCGTACATCTATTGTCATCCTGGGTAAAGTTCCGTTCTGGTGGGTCTGCTGGGATAGGGAAGGAGTCCTTTCTTACGAAGAGACTTGGGCGGGTGTATGTGAGGGAGGGCGTCTCTGCGATGATCTTGTCAATCTTGGAGGTCTGGATACGGTAAGCTATCAGGAGTTTTTGGGGGCGGCCCTCTGGCAGCTGCACAAGGCACTGACAAGTCCTCTGAAGTCTGTCATTAAAATGACTTTTCTTCACATGTATCTTGATCGTCCCCATGAGGTCCTGCCCTGCCACCGGTTCCGGGAGCAGGTGCTGGGCGAGGAAAGGGGCTTTCAGGATCCTGTCAGCTTTTCCATGGAACTTATCCTTCGGGAGTACGGATCACAGCTTCCTGACGATGAACACAGGCTGCTGGTCCGTTGTTTTTATCTGCGGTGCAGCTTAACAGCCTTTGAAACCAAGCGTTCCATGCGAAAGGCCCAGTCTCAGGGGTTTGTACAGACGGCAGGGCTTTCCCACGACGACTGTTTTGAACTGGATGCTTTTGAAGAGTGGGATGCGGCCAGGCAGGTTCGGTTGGGAAAAATGATGATGCTGCGCCTGTTCCGTTTTTACGAGGACATTGTCCGAAAAGCAGCCGGGGTAGCCAGCATTATGGACCGTCGGGATCTTACGGTGCTGGGTCGAAGGATCACGGCGATTTATCAGAAAAAAAAGTTCAAGGTGGTGCATCTGCCAAGGCCAGGCCAAGCCTTTAATTTAGCCTCCCTGGAGTTTGTCTGGTCCGGGTCTGGATGGAAACTTTACTCCGGTTCAGGGCGCGAGGTGCCCCTGCTGGCAGAAGTGAACATACTGGAGGCCGTTGCCTTTGGTGTATGGAATGGTCTCTATGACCGAACAGCTATGCGTATGGAACCCAACGCTACCAGTGTAAGTCTCCAGGAAATTATTAATCTTTCTGAAAAGATTAAAGATATTTTTGGTGTCTGCGATGTTGTGGAAAGGGATGCGGACGTTTTTCTGAAGGCAGAGCGCTTTACCAAGATTCTGATTGTGATCAGCTTTGAAAAAAGTCCTTATGAGAAGGACATCAATGACCTGGGGGTTATTTTTGCCAATGCATGGGGTGAGCTGTATGTGCGTCGTTTTCAGTCTCCCTTTGCTCTGAATGCTTTTATGCGGAAATATAAAACGGGGAACCCCGGTCTTGAAGTTTACTACTATCTTCAGCGTAACGCATCGTATTATGAAAAAATTATTGAAAGAACCAAGCGCCTTACGGCACTTTTTCTTGGGTCCGGTTCCGGATAATTCAGAAATACGACGGGAGGAAGGCAATGAGGATCCGGTCCCTTGCGGAACAGGCCCGTGCGGGGCTTGAGAAAATGATAGTGTTTAATGAACTGGAAGCACAACGTTTGTATACGGAAAAACAGCTGGCCATGCGTCTGGGGCTGGGGCGAACTCCCGTAAGGGAGGCTCTGCAGCGGCTTTCTCATGATCGCATGGTGGAGGTGCATGCCCGCCGTGGTATTCAGGTTGCTCCTCTGACAGTGAAGGATCAGTTGCGGGTTCTGGAAGTGAGGCGGGCCATCGAGGGTGCCTGTGTACAGCATGCCGCAATGAGGGCAACAGAAGAGCAAAAAATACAGATGCTCGTTCTGGGGAAAGGCATTATGGAAGCTGCCATGCTGGATGATGATGCCGAGGTATTGAACTGTCTCAGGGAGATTCATGACTGCCTTGTCACGGCCACCCAGAATCTTTTTTTTGCTCAGGCCATGAGTCCGCTTCTCAGCAGGTCAAGACGGTTCTGGTTTATGAACAAAGGGGCTGCCGATTCACGCAGGGGAGCATTATTGTATCACCGTGTTCTTTGTTCTGTTTCCCGGGGAGATTGCGAGATGGCAAAAAAGGCTTCCCGTGATTTGATGGATTATCTGAAATTTTTCGCAGAAAGCAGGCAGGATTCGGAAAGATAAGTGGCGTCCCCAAGGGGATTCGAACCCCTGTCGCCGGCGTGAAAGGCCGGTGTCCTGGACCGGGCTAGACGATGGGGACGCATGGTGGTGGGGGGAGGATTTGAACCTCCGAAGGCTTGGCCGGCAGATTTACAGTCTGCTCCCTTTGACCGCTCGGGAACCCCACCCCGAATAAAATGTCATTTTCAATGTGATAGCAATGAAAATGACACAGGCACTACATGTAAGAATATACTAGATATTGTAAAATATGGTACCGAAGGCCGGACTTGAACCGGCACGGGTCTCCCCACTGCGCCCTCAACACAGCGTGTCTACCTATTCCACCACTTCGGCATATTTTTGGCGTCCCCAAGGGGATTCGAACCCCTGTCGCCGGCGTGAAAGGCCGGTGTCCTGGACCGGGCTAGACGATGGGGACGCATGGTGGTGGGGGGAGGATTTGAACCTCCGAAGGCTTGGCCGGCAGATTTACAGTCTGCTCCCTTTGACCGCTCGGGAACCCCACCTGAACTTAGGATTACTTACATACAAATAGCAGGCAAGTAATCATCAATCGAAGAGCACAACTAACAATAATAACTTATTATGGTACCGAAGGCCGGACTTGAACCGGCACGGGTCTCCCCACTGCGCCCTCAACACAGCGTGTCTACCTATTCCACCACTTCGGCATAGAAACTTATTCCACTGGGACCGACTGTGCTGCCGGCTGGCTAATGCCTGTGCTCGGCATAACAGAGGTTTCCTGCTTGTTGCCGGAAATATAAGCAAGACTTAAAGAAGTCAGCATAAACAGAATGGCAATGCCTGTTGTTATTTTACCCATGAGAGTCTGTCCACCGGAAGGACCAAGCAGTGCCTGACTGGATCCACTCCCAAAGGCAGCACCCATTTCAGCACCTTTACCGGCCTGAAGCAGAACGATGAGTATCAGGGTGAAGCATATAATCACATGAAGCGTAACGAGCAGGGTCGTCATTAGTACAGTCCGTTTCTGATCAGGGAGACGAAGGTTTCGGGATCGAGGCTTGCGCCGCCCACAAGGGCACCATCAACATCGGAAAGAGCTATTAACTCTTTGATATTGGATGGTTTAACGCTGCCACCATACAGAATCCGTATGCGCTTGGCAAGGTCTTTTTCAAAGCAGTCTGCCAAGGTTTCCCG
The sequence above is drawn from the Desulfobotulus pelophilus genome and encodes:
- the thyX gene encoding FAD-dependent thymidylate synthase, which codes for MKKARALIINHTPEPERICAASARISTKEGSATTIYEETRRENIGGLIRNVMGLGHQSIAEHAVFTLAFEDVSVFFEQYLIEFRLAAYTVKSRRYVDYAGMGWLRPDFRFEKPEADRSRFEAVYDEQMQRLFDAYAHLTSLGIPKEDARFLLPCSFRSHIYCTMNARELLHFLTTSLLGRGRVYPEIRSLGELILNQARAVLPDVFDGLTAPETVLLSARVEKGPERDFFRKTRLISGPEDGEKMVALAALMRQGVGPDGAENLLRKDPSLKQAMVRRVLADARPRELEQVNYTFHIPGISLASLTHMTRHRIQNLVVPDFAHYGRHGMVLPETINRMPEALMIYQEAVAGSDALWRKGQDAGLVPEDSVYLLVAGNTTDIYSTMNARQLFHFLRLRTCFRAQWEIREIAWEMRALLMERDPGLFHLAGPGCGHGGRCPEGRMSCGRMAEVRERMGQ
- a CDS encoding uracil-DNA glycosylase; translation: MKTQKKRINCYRCRHYYITWEPKFPHGCRGLNFKSREMPSLAVFRSSGQPCHFYTPKPGNTHSKTTKKDILA
- a CDS encoding class I adenylate cyclase, with translation MRPVIEQKIIRNLKKFESYNKDRHRMFVECSPREAVQILYLLPWMLSVNHPKVPGYIDGARHSFRVHGVDRSAEIKKRDSSFRRLFGVGDAVLFARKAVRSIEGLYSIGSAGTLAQTQDSDCDIWICCDSKVIGMEGWKVLQQKVNIIKDWLDTHCRMPVYFFLSDLEAIRRGDFGRAVDEGSGSAQKNVLKEEFYRTSIVILGKVPFWWVCWDREGVLSYEETWAGVCEGGRLCDDLVNLGGLDTVSYQEFLGAALWQLHKALTSPLKSVIKMTFLHMYLDRPHEVLPCHRFREQVLGEERGFQDPVSFSMELILREYGSQLPDDEHRLLVRCFYLRCSLTAFETKRSMRKAQSQGFVQTAGLSHDDCFELDAFEEWDAARQVRLGKMMMLRLFRFYEDIVRKAAGVASIMDRRDLTVLGRRITAIYQKKKFKVVHLPRPGQAFNLASLEFVWSGSGWKLYSGSGREVPLLAEVNILEAVAFGVWNGLYDRTAMRMEPNATSVSLQEIINLSEKIKDIFGVCDVVERDADVFLKAERFTKILIVISFEKSPYEKDINDLGVIFANAWGELYVRRFQSPFALNAFMRKYKTGNPGLEVYYYLQRNASYYEKIIERTKRLTALFLGSGSG
- a CDS encoding GntR family transcriptional regulator, translating into MRIRSLAEQARAGLEKMIVFNELEAQRLYTEKQLAMRLGLGRTPVREALQRLSHDRMVEVHARRGIQVAPLTVKDQLRVLEVRRAIEGACVQHAAMRATEEQKIQMLVLGKGIMEAAMLDDDAEVLNCLREIHDCLVTATQNLFFAQAMSPLLSRSRRFWFMNKGAADSRRGALLYHRVLCSVSRGDCEMAKKASRDLMDYLKFFAESRQDSER
- the secG gene encoding preprotein translocase subunit SecG, whose protein sequence is MTTLLVTLHVIICFTLILIVLLQAGKGAEMGAAFGSGSSQALLGPSGGQTLMGKITTGIAILFMLTSLSLAYISGNKQETSVMPSTGISQPAAQSVPVE